A region from the Benincasa hispida cultivar B227 chromosome 12, ASM972705v1, whole genome shotgun sequence genome encodes:
- the LOC120067615 gene encoding protein PXR1-like — MEEASRRSALAILDPKETANAESYEGPIRVALEEAATEKQFEGAKEKKKKKKKKKIKEKRAEGDGEAHPIKKKERRTNEKKERRWEERCLKKEEERRKRAESRELDGESTSVREDKGELVQLRESGQPAKPQTVATDEGKDVEITP, encoded by the coding sequence ATGGAGGAAGCATCAAGGAGAAGTGCTTTGGCAATCttggatcctaaggaaactgcTAACGCagaatcctatgagggacccatcagggtCGCTTTGGAGGAAGCGGCGACAGAGAAGCAGTTTGAAGGGgctaaagagaagaagaagaagaagaagaagaagaaaatcaaagagaagaGGGCTGAAGGAGATGGCGAAGCCCATCCAAtcaagaagaaggaaaggagGACGAATGAAAAGAAGGAACGCAGGTGGGAGGAGAGGTGCCtgaagaaggaggaagagaggagAAAGAGGGCTGAGAGCCGAGAACTGGATGGAGAATCCACCTCCGTGAGGGAGGACAAGGGGGAATTAGTGCAACTAAGAGAATCAGGGCAACCTGCAAAACCACAAACGGTTGCGACTGACGAAGGAAAAGATGTAGAAATCACCCCTTGA